In a genomic window of Helianthus annuus cultivar XRQ/B chromosome 10, HanXRQr2.0-SUNRISE, whole genome shotgun sequence:
- the LOC118483317 gene encoding heat shock 70 kDa protein-like: MILKLVEKDMESWPFKIVEGPERSQLLYEGIDFSIKISRAKFEELNSSYFEKCIELVEKCLFDGEIEKMNVDEVVVVGGSTRIPKVQRLVEEFFDGKTICKSMNGDEAVAFGAAILAAKLSGNNDNVVWDTVLQDVTPLSLGIEVDNDH; the protein is encoded by the coding sequence ATGATCCTCAAGCTAGTGGAAAAGGACATGGAGTCGTGGCCGTTTAAGATCGTTGAAGGGCCTGAGAGAAGCCAACTGTTGTATGAGGGGATTGACTTTTCCATTAAAATCAGTCGAGCCAAGTTCGAGGAACTAAATTCAAGTTACTTTGAGAAATGCATTGAACTGGTGGAAAAATGTTTGTTTGATGGGGAGATAGAGAAGATGAACGTGGATGAGGTGGTGGTTGTTGGGGGGTCCACTAGGATTCCAAAGGTACAACGATTGGTGGAGGAGTTTTTCGATGGGAAGACAATATGCAAAAGCATGAATGGTGATGAGGCTGTTGCTTTTGGTGCTGCAATATTGGCTGCAAAGTTAAGTGGAAATAATGATAATGTGGTGTGGGACACTGTGCTACAGGATGTCACTCCTCTCTCACTGGGAATCGAAGTGGATAATGATCATTAA